One part of the Perognathus longimembris pacificus isolate PPM17 chromosome 10, ASM2315922v1, whole genome shotgun sequence genome encodes these proteins:
- the Dhx38 gene encoding pre-mRNA-splicing factor ATP-dependent RNA helicase PRP16 isoform X1, whose protein sequence is MLEASCSSAVHLFHKLVGTSGIRGIPDPVMADSSEDASIHRLEGTDLDCQVGGLICKTKSAASEQHVFKAPAPRPSLLGLDLLASLKRREREEKDDGEDKKKSRISSYKDWEESKDEQKEAEEEGDEQAGRSSRKDRHYRSARVETPSHPGGVSEEFWERSRQRERERREHGVYASSKEEKDRKKEKSRDRDYDRKRDRDERDRSRHSSRSERDGGSERSSRRNEPESPRHRPKDAATPSRSTWEEEDSGSGSSRRSQWESPSPTPSYRDSERSHRPSTRDRDRSVRSKYSDDTPLPTPSYKYNEWADDRRHLGSTPRLSRGRGRREDGEEGISFDTEEERQQWEDDQRQADRDWYMMDEGYDEFHNPLAYSSEDYVRRREQHLHKQKQKRISAQRRQINEDNERWETNRMLTSGVVHRLEVDEDFEEDNAAKVHLMVHNLVPPFLDGRIVFTKQPEPVIPVKDATSDLAIIARKGSQTVRKHREQKERKKAQHKHWELAGTKLGDIMGVKKEEEPDKALSEDGKVDYRTEQKFADHMKKKSEASSEFAKKKSILEQRQYLPIFAVQQELLTIIRDNSIVIVVGETGSGKTTQLTQYLHEDGYTDYGMIGCTQPRRVAAMSVAKRVSEEMGGNLGEEVGYAIRFEDCTSENTLIKYMTDGILLRESLREADLDHYSAIIMDEAHERSLNTDVLFGLLREVVARRSDLKLIVTSATMDAEKFAAFFGNVPIFHIPGRTFPVDILFSKTPQEDYVEAAVKQSLQVHLSGAPGDILIFMPGQEDIEVTSDQIVEHLEELENAPALAVLPIYSQLPSDLQAKIFQKAPDGVRKCIVATNIAETSLTVDGIMFVIDSGYCKLKVFNPRIGMDALQIYPISQANANQRSGRAGRTGPGQCFRLYTQSAYKNELLTTTVPEIQRTNLANVVLLLKSLGVQDLLQFHFMDPPPEDNMLNSMYQLWILGALDNTGGLTSTGRLMVEFPLDPALSKMLIVSCDMGCSSEILLIVSMLSVPAIFYRPKGREEESDQIREKFAVPESDHLTYLNVYLQWKNNNYSTIWCNDHFIHAKAMRKVREVRAQLKDIMVQQRMSLASCGTDWDIVRKCICAAYFHQAAKLKGIGEYVNIRTGMPCHLHPTSSLFGMGYTPDYIVYHELVMTTKEYMQCVTAVDGEWLAELGPMFYSVKQAGKSRQENRRRAKEEASAMEEEMALAEEQLRARRQEQEKRSPLGSVRSTKIYTPGRKEQGEPMTPRRTPARFGL, encoded by the exons ATGCTGGAGGCTTCCTGCTCCTCAGCAGTTCATTTGTTTCACAAACTTGTTGGGACAAGCGGAATTAG AGGAATCCCAGATCCTGTGATGGCGGACAGCAGCGAGGATGCCTCTATCCACCGGTTAGAAGGCACCGACCTGGACTGCCAGGTTGGCGGTCTCATTTGCAAGACCAAAAGTGCCGCCAGTGAGCAGCATGTCTTCAAAGCTCCTGCTCCCCGCCCTTCCTTGCTGGGACTGGACTTGCTGGCTTCTTTGAaacggagggagagagaggaaaaagacgATGGGGAAGACAAGAAGAAGTCCAGAATCTCGTCGTACAAGGACTGGGAGGAGAGCAAGGATGAACAGAAGGAAGCTGAGGAGGAAGGTGATGAGCAGGCTGGCCGAAGTAGCCGGAAAGATAG GCATTACCGATCTGCCCGGGTAGAGACTCCATCCCATCCTGGGGGTGTCAGTGAAGAATTTTGGGAACGAAGTCGGCAGAGAGAGCGGGAGCGTCGGGAACATGGTGTCTATGCTtcatctaaagaagaaaaagatcggAAGAAAGAGAAATCACGCGACAGAGACTACGACCGCAAGAGAGACAGAG ATGAGCGGGATAGGAGTCGGCACAGCAGCAGATCGGAACGTGATGGCGGCTCAGAACGCAGCAGCAGAAGAAATGAACCTGAGAGCCCGCGACACCGGCCCAAAG ATGCAGCCACCCCATCCAGGTCCacttgggaggaggaggacagcggCTCTGGCTCCTCCCGGCGCTCTCAGTGGGAGTCACCCTCCCCAACTCCTTCCTACCGGGACTCTGAGCGGAGCCATCGGCCGTCCACACGAGATCGAGACAG ATCTGTGAGGAGCAAGTACTCGGATGACACGCCTCTGCCCACCCCTTCCTACAAGTACAACGAGTGGGCTGATGACAGAAGACACCTGGGGTCTACCCCGCGCCTGTCCCGGGGCCGAG GAAGACGAGAGGATGGTGAAGAAGGGATTTCATTTGACACAGAGGAGGAGCGGCAGCAGTGGGAGGATGACCAGAGG CAAGCTGACCGAGACTGGTACATGATGGACGAGGGCTACGATGAGTTCCACAACCCCTTGGCATACTCCTCGGAGGACTATGTGAGGCGGCGGGAGCAGCATCTGCATAAGCAGAAGCAGAAGCGCATTTCAGCCCAGCGTAGGCAGATCAACGAG GATAACGAGCGCTGGGAGACGAACCGCATGCTCACCAGTGGCGTGGTCCATCGGCTGGAGGTGGATGAGGATTTTGAGGAGGATAACGCGGCCAAGGTGCATCTGATGGTGCACAACCTGGTGCCTCCTTTCCTGGACGGGCGGATTGTCTTCACCAAGCAG ccAGAGCCTGTGATTCCAGTCAAGGACGCCACCTCGGACCTGGCTATTATTGCACGAAAAGGAAGCCAGACGGTGCGAAAGCACAGGGAGCAAAAGGAGCGCAAAAAG GCGCAGCACAAACACTGGGAACTGGCTGGGACCAAACTGGGGGATATAATGGGCGTCAAGAAAGAAGAAGAGCCAGATAAAGCTCTGTCAGAAGATGGGAAAGTGGACTACAG GACAGAGCAGAAGTTTGCCGATCACATGAAGAAAAAGAGCGAAGCCAGCAGTGAGTTTGCAAAGAAGAAGTCAATCCTGGAGCAGAGGCAATACCTGCCCATCTTTGCCGTGCAGCAAGAGCTCCTCACTATCATTAG AGACAATAGCATTGTGATCGTGGTTGGGGAGACGGGGAGTGGCAAGACCACCCAGCTGACCCAGTACCTGCATGAAGATGGCTACACAGACTACGGGATGATCGGCTGCACCCAGCCCCGGCGGGTGGCTGCCATGTCAGTGGCCAAGAGAGTCAGTGAAGAGATGGGGGGAAACCTCGGCGAGGAG GTGGGTTATGCCATCCGTTTTGAAGACTGCACTTCCGAAAACACCTTGATCAAATACATGACTGACGGGATCCTGCTCCGGGAGTCGCTCCGCGAGGCCGACCTCGATCACTACAGTGCCATCATTATGGACGAGGCCCACGAGCGCTCCCTCAACACGGACGTGCTCTTCGGGCTGCTCCGGGAG GTGGTGGCTCGGCGCTCAGACCTGAAGCTCATTGTCACATCAGCCACCATGGACGCAGAGAAGTTTGCTGCCTTCTTTGGCAACGTCCCCATCTTCCACATCCCTGGTCGTACCTTCCCTGTTGACATTCTCTTCAGCAAG ACCCCGCAGGAGGATTACGTGGAGGCCGCAGTGAAGCAGTCCTTGCAAGTGCACCTGTCGGGGGCCCCCGGGGACATCCTTATCTTCATGCCTGGCCAGGAGGACATTGAG GTGACGTCAGACCAGATTGTGGAGCACCTGGAGGAGCTGGAGAACGCCCCTGCCTTGGCGGTGCTGCCCATCTACTCCCAGCTGCCTTCCGACCTGCAGGCCAAGATCTTCCAGAAG GCTCCAGACGGTGTGCGGAAGTGTATCGTTGCCACAAACATCGCTGAGACCTCGCTCACCGTCGACGGCATCATGTTCGTTATTGATTCTGGTTATTGCAAATTAAAG GTCTTCAATCCCAGGATTGGCATGGATGCACTGCAGATCTACCCCATCAGCCAGGCCAATGCCAACCAGAGGTCGGGGCGAGCTGGCAGGACGGGCCCAGGTCAGTGTTTCAG GCTGTACACACAGAGCGCTTATAAAAACGAGCTCCTGACCACCACGGtgcctgagatccagaggaccaaCCTGGCCAACGTCGTGCTGCTACTCAAGTCTCTTGGGGTGCAGGACCTGCTGCAGTTCCACTTCATGGACCCGCCCCCGGAGGACAACATGCTCAACTCCATGTATCAGCTGTGGATCCTCGGGGCCCTGGACAACACAG GCGGCCTCACCTCCACCGGCCGGCTGATGGTGGAGTTTCCGCTGGACCCCGCTCTGTCCAAGATGCTCATCGTGTCCTGTGACATGGGCTGCAGCTCCGAGATCCTGCTCATCGTCTCCATGCTCTCCGTCCCCGCCATCTTCTACAGGCCTAAG gGCCGAGAGGAGGAGAGCGATCAAATACGGGAGAAGTTTGCTGTCCCCGAGAGCGATCACTTGACCTACCTGAACGTCTACCTGCAGTGGAAGAATAATAATTACTCTACCATCTGGTGCAACGACCATTTCATCCATGCCAAGGCCATGCGGAAG GTCCGGGAGGTCCGGGCCCAGCTCAAAGACATCATGGTGCAGCAGCGGATGAGCCTGGCCTCGTGTGGCACTGACTGGGACATCGTCAGGAAGTGTATCTGTGCCGCCTATTTCCACCAGGCAGCCAAGCTCAAG GGAATCGGGGAGTATGTGAACATCCGCACGGGGATGCCCTGCCACTTGCACCCCACCAGCTCCCTCTTTGGAATGGGTTACACCCCGGACTACATAGTGTACCACGAGTTGGTCATGACCACCAAG GAGTACATGCAGTGCGTGACCGCGGTGGACGGAGAGTGGCTGGCAGAGCTGGGCCCCATGTTCTACAGCGTGAAGCAGGCAGGCAAATCACGGCAG GAGAATCGCCGTCGAGCCAAGGAGGAAGCGTCCGCCATGGAGGAGGAGATGGCCCTGGCTGAGGAGCAGCTGCGAGCCCGGCGGCAGGAGCAGGAGAAGCGCAGCCCCCTGGGCAGCGTCCG CTCCACGAAGATTTACACTCCAGGTCGGAAGGAGCAGGGAGAGCCCATGACGCCCCGCCGCACGCCAGCCCGCTTCGGGCTATGA
- the Dhx38 gene encoding pre-mRNA-splicing factor ATP-dependent RNA helicase PRP16 isoform X2 yields MADSSEDASIHRLEGTDLDCQVGGLICKTKSAASEQHVFKAPAPRPSLLGLDLLASLKRREREEKDDGEDKKKSRISSYKDWEESKDEQKEAEEEGDEQAGRSSRKDRHYRSARVETPSHPGGVSEEFWERSRQRERERREHGVYASSKEEKDRKKEKSRDRDYDRKRDRDERDRSRHSSRSERDGGSERSSRRNEPESPRHRPKDAATPSRSTWEEEDSGSGSSRRSQWESPSPTPSYRDSERSHRPSTRDRDRSVRSKYSDDTPLPTPSYKYNEWADDRRHLGSTPRLSRGRGRREDGEEGISFDTEEERQQWEDDQRQADRDWYMMDEGYDEFHNPLAYSSEDYVRRREQHLHKQKQKRISAQRRQINEDNERWETNRMLTSGVVHRLEVDEDFEEDNAAKVHLMVHNLVPPFLDGRIVFTKQPEPVIPVKDATSDLAIIARKGSQTVRKHREQKERKKAQHKHWELAGTKLGDIMGVKKEEEPDKALSEDGKVDYRTEQKFADHMKKKSEASSEFAKKKSILEQRQYLPIFAVQQELLTIIRDNSIVIVVGETGSGKTTQLTQYLHEDGYTDYGMIGCTQPRRVAAMSVAKRVSEEMGGNLGEEVGYAIRFEDCTSENTLIKYMTDGILLRESLREADLDHYSAIIMDEAHERSLNTDVLFGLLREVVARRSDLKLIVTSATMDAEKFAAFFGNVPIFHIPGRTFPVDILFSKTPQEDYVEAAVKQSLQVHLSGAPGDILIFMPGQEDIEVTSDQIVEHLEELENAPALAVLPIYSQLPSDLQAKIFQKAPDGVRKCIVATNIAETSLTVDGIMFVIDSGYCKLKVFNPRIGMDALQIYPISQANANQRSGRAGRTGPGQCFRLYTQSAYKNELLTTTVPEIQRTNLANVVLLLKSLGVQDLLQFHFMDPPPEDNMLNSMYQLWILGALDNTGGLTSTGRLMVEFPLDPALSKMLIVSCDMGCSSEILLIVSMLSVPAIFYRPKGREEESDQIREKFAVPESDHLTYLNVYLQWKNNNYSTIWCNDHFIHAKAMRKVREVRAQLKDIMVQQRMSLASCGTDWDIVRKCICAAYFHQAAKLKGIGEYVNIRTGMPCHLHPTSSLFGMGYTPDYIVYHELVMTTKEYMQCVTAVDGEWLAELGPMFYSVKQAGKSRQENRRRAKEEASAMEEEMALAEEQLRARRQEQEKRSPLGSVRSTKIYTPGRKEQGEPMTPRRTPARFGL; encoded by the exons ATGGCGGACAGCAGCGAGGATGCCTCTATCCACCGGTTAGAAGGCACCGACCTGGACTGCCAGGTTGGCGGTCTCATTTGCAAGACCAAAAGTGCCGCCAGTGAGCAGCATGTCTTCAAAGCTCCTGCTCCCCGCCCTTCCTTGCTGGGACTGGACTTGCTGGCTTCTTTGAaacggagggagagagaggaaaaagacgATGGGGAAGACAAGAAGAAGTCCAGAATCTCGTCGTACAAGGACTGGGAGGAGAGCAAGGATGAACAGAAGGAAGCTGAGGAGGAAGGTGATGAGCAGGCTGGCCGAAGTAGCCGGAAAGATAG GCATTACCGATCTGCCCGGGTAGAGACTCCATCCCATCCTGGGGGTGTCAGTGAAGAATTTTGGGAACGAAGTCGGCAGAGAGAGCGGGAGCGTCGGGAACATGGTGTCTATGCTtcatctaaagaagaaaaagatcggAAGAAAGAGAAATCACGCGACAGAGACTACGACCGCAAGAGAGACAGAG ATGAGCGGGATAGGAGTCGGCACAGCAGCAGATCGGAACGTGATGGCGGCTCAGAACGCAGCAGCAGAAGAAATGAACCTGAGAGCCCGCGACACCGGCCCAAAG ATGCAGCCACCCCATCCAGGTCCacttgggaggaggaggacagcggCTCTGGCTCCTCCCGGCGCTCTCAGTGGGAGTCACCCTCCCCAACTCCTTCCTACCGGGACTCTGAGCGGAGCCATCGGCCGTCCACACGAGATCGAGACAG ATCTGTGAGGAGCAAGTACTCGGATGACACGCCTCTGCCCACCCCTTCCTACAAGTACAACGAGTGGGCTGATGACAGAAGACACCTGGGGTCTACCCCGCGCCTGTCCCGGGGCCGAG GAAGACGAGAGGATGGTGAAGAAGGGATTTCATTTGACACAGAGGAGGAGCGGCAGCAGTGGGAGGATGACCAGAGG CAAGCTGACCGAGACTGGTACATGATGGACGAGGGCTACGATGAGTTCCACAACCCCTTGGCATACTCCTCGGAGGACTATGTGAGGCGGCGGGAGCAGCATCTGCATAAGCAGAAGCAGAAGCGCATTTCAGCCCAGCGTAGGCAGATCAACGAG GATAACGAGCGCTGGGAGACGAACCGCATGCTCACCAGTGGCGTGGTCCATCGGCTGGAGGTGGATGAGGATTTTGAGGAGGATAACGCGGCCAAGGTGCATCTGATGGTGCACAACCTGGTGCCTCCTTTCCTGGACGGGCGGATTGTCTTCACCAAGCAG ccAGAGCCTGTGATTCCAGTCAAGGACGCCACCTCGGACCTGGCTATTATTGCACGAAAAGGAAGCCAGACGGTGCGAAAGCACAGGGAGCAAAAGGAGCGCAAAAAG GCGCAGCACAAACACTGGGAACTGGCTGGGACCAAACTGGGGGATATAATGGGCGTCAAGAAAGAAGAAGAGCCAGATAAAGCTCTGTCAGAAGATGGGAAAGTGGACTACAG GACAGAGCAGAAGTTTGCCGATCACATGAAGAAAAAGAGCGAAGCCAGCAGTGAGTTTGCAAAGAAGAAGTCAATCCTGGAGCAGAGGCAATACCTGCCCATCTTTGCCGTGCAGCAAGAGCTCCTCACTATCATTAG AGACAATAGCATTGTGATCGTGGTTGGGGAGACGGGGAGTGGCAAGACCACCCAGCTGACCCAGTACCTGCATGAAGATGGCTACACAGACTACGGGATGATCGGCTGCACCCAGCCCCGGCGGGTGGCTGCCATGTCAGTGGCCAAGAGAGTCAGTGAAGAGATGGGGGGAAACCTCGGCGAGGAG GTGGGTTATGCCATCCGTTTTGAAGACTGCACTTCCGAAAACACCTTGATCAAATACATGACTGACGGGATCCTGCTCCGGGAGTCGCTCCGCGAGGCCGACCTCGATCACTACAGTGCCATCATTATGGACGAGGCCCACGAGCGCTCCCTCAACACGGACGTGCTCTTCGGGCTGCTCCGGGAG GTGGTGGCTCGGCGCTCAGACCTGAAGCTCATTGTCACATCAGCCACCATGGACGCAGAGAAGTTTGCTGCCTTCTTTGGCAACGTCCCCATCTTCCACATCCCTGGTCGTACCTTCCCTGTTGACATTCTCTTCAGCAAG ACCCCGCAGGAGGATTACGTGGAGGCCGCAGTGAAGCAGTCCTTGCAAGTGCACCTGTCGGGGGCCCCCGGGGACATCCTTATCTTCATGCCTGGCCAGGAGGACATTGAG GTGACGTCAGACCAGATTGTGGAGCACCTGGAGGAGCTGGAGAACGCCCCTGCCTTGGCGGTGCTGCCCATCTACTCCCAGCTGCCTTCCGACCTGCAGGCCAAGATCTTCCAGAAG GCTCCAGACGGTGTGCGGAAGTGTATCGTTGCCACAAACATCGCTGAGACCTCGCTCACCGTCGACGGCATCATGTTCGTTATTGATTCTGGTTATTGCAAATTAAAG GTCTTCAATCCCAGGATTGGCATGGATGCACTGCAGATCTACCCCATCAGCCAGGCCAATGCCAACCAGAGGTCGGGGCGAGCTGGCAGGACGGGCCCAGGTCAGTGTTTCAG GCTGTACACACAGAGCGCTTATAAAAACGAGCTCCTGACCACCACGGtgcctgagatccagaggaccaaCCTGGCCAACGTCGTGCTGCTACTCAAGTCTCTTGGGGTGCAGGACCTGCTGCAGTTCCACTTCATGGACCCGCCCCCGGAGGACAACATGCTCAACTCCATGTATCAGCTGTGGATCCTCGGGGCCCTGGACAACACAG GCGGCCTCACCTCCACCGGCCGGCTGATGGTGGAGTTTCCGCTGGACCCCGCTCTGTCCAAGATGCTCATCGTGTCCTGTGACATGGGCTGCAGCTCCGAGATCCTGCTCATCGTCTCCATGCTCTCCGTCCCCGCCATCTTCTACAGGCCTAAG gGCCGAGAGGAGGAGAGCGATCAAATACGGGAGAAGTTTGCTGTCCCCGAGAGCGATCACTTGACCTACCTGAACGTCTACCTGCAGTGGAAGAATAATAATTACTCTACCATCTGGTGCAACGACCATTTCATCCATGCCAAGGCCATGCGGAAG GTCCGGGAGGTCCGGGCCCAGCTCAAAGACATCATGGTGCAGCAGCGGATGAGCCTGGCCTCGTGTGGCACTGACTGGGACATCGTCAGGAAGTGTATCTGTGCCGCCTATTTCCACCAGGCAGCCAAGCTCAAG GGAATCGGGGAGTATGTGAACATCCGCACGGGGATGCCCTGCCACTTGCACCCCACCAGCTCCCTCTTTGGAATGGGTTACACCCCGGACTACATAGTGTACCACGAGTTGGTCATGACCACCAAG GAGTACATGCAGTGCGTGACCGCGGTGGACGGAGAGTGGCTGGCAGAGCTGGGCCCCATGTTCTACAGCGTGAAGCAGGCAGGCAAATCACGGCAG GAGAATCGCCGTCGAGCCAAGGAGGAAGCGTCCGCCATGGAGGAGGAGATGGCCCTGGCTGAGGAGCAGCTGCGAGCCCGGCGGCAGGAGCAGGAGAAGCGCAGCCCCCTGGGCAGCGTCCG CTCCACGAAGATTTACACTCCAGGTCGGAAGGAGCAGGGAGAGCCCATGACGCCCCGCCGCACGCCAGCCCGCTTCGGGCTATGA